From Pseudoalteromonas sp. R3, one genomic window encodes:
- a CDS encoding diguanylate cyclase, with protein sequence MEDPSVLVRKLTRKNRRLESLLKKYKQNSHLQHALIQLSEQASTVAELTLLYPAIHSILEQYLPSKSFYVVLQNQFTQGLELSYFVDEKDGISVPLHEANHFSQGITGYVFKNRQTLYLKRQQMEHMSAQGLFKALGTQAEHWVGVPIFREKTIIGVMVSQNYSQDEHYSEQQVELLEVMSLYLATAIERVKKRELLESEVKIRTRALMQSNEALNTEIEQRKRALERQQILFKIAELATQFSDIDDVYQQVHQIMRSITFADNLFIALHDKESNWLTFPYSVDEMTDYKPRPFANGYSELVITTERSQLIDTKRAQVLIDNEIVKRPNNYQLKDAATSWLGAPLKTAKGVIGLIACQAYNHEYEYNHEDVELISFVSNQIASVLQTHLANQALKASNLELEHRVAEKTKELRQTNLHLQMQIEERKKIEQQLYHDAHHDPLTTLPNRLLFLTQLEKTLQKYQRYPENNFAVLFIDLDKFKDINDELGHQAGDQFLIWVSKAFAECIREHDLLARLAGDEFVILLDHLSDRQQAEDVAKRLIRVMQQPFCMKGVCMQSGASIGITYSNKDYKNTDEIIRDADAAMYYAKNAGRGRYEFYHPLLSAASAPSKQTEYHHLSALPVHFRSTEIVNMANHGQQIVMLEAFGEHPVLGSTSFDILKKFAAAKDEQLKIEMQLLTQALDQASCIAKSSDIDVLFACSCAILESTTFAELKQLLSVRASNLCLLFDENEIRYASSMQLENLKELCSLGIAVGLNDFAKDRCDLALVSHIDFKYLLLSSTFSKRVLQQNSYDVQLQGILAVTALKAIQVIAKGPAILNFRSLLERHGLSLFFGKQQSLTGTSQSEARSAHESLPL encoded by the coding sequence TTGGAAGATCCCAGCGTCTTAGTTCGCAAACTGACTCGAAAAAATCGCCGTTTAGAGTCCTTGCTGAAGAAATATAAACAAAACTCGCACTTGCAGCATGCTTTGATCCAATTATCAGAGCAGGCCAGTACGGTTGCGGAGTTGACGCTGCTGTACCCCGCTATTCACAGCATTTTAGAGCAGTATTTACCCAGTAAAAGCTTTTATGTCGTGTTACAGAACCAGTTTACCCAAGGTCTGGAACTGTCTTATTTTGTTGATGAAAAAGATGGTATCTCGGTGCCATTGCACGAGGCGAACCACTTTAGCCAGGGGATCACAGGTTACGTCTTTAAAAATCGACAAACCTTGTATCTTAAGCGCCAACAAATGGAGCACATGAGTGCTCAGGGTCTGTTTAAAGCGCTGGGAACTCAGGCTGAGCACTGGGTCGGCGTGCCTATTTTCAGAGAAAAAACCATCATAGGTGTGATGGTTTCGCAAAACTACTCTCAGGATGAACATTACAGTGAGCAGCAAGTCGAGCTGCTCGAAGTCATGTCTTTATATCTGGCAACGGCGATTGAACGCGTTAAAAAGCGTGAATTATTGGAGTCTGAGGTAAAAATTCGAACCCGTGCTCTAATGCAGAGTAATGAAGCACTGAATACCGAAATTGAGCAACGTAAACGAGCGCTGGAGCGGCAGCAGATCCTATTTAAGATCGCCGAGTTAGCCACCCAGTTCAGCGATATCGACGATGTTTACCAGCAAGTCCACCAGATCATGCGCTCCATTACCTTTGCCGATAACCTCTTTATTGCGCTGCATGACAAAGAATCTAACTGGCTAACTTTCCCGTACAGTGTAGACGAGATGACAGACTACAAACCTCGTCCGTTTGCCAATGGCTACAGTGAGCTGGTGATCACCACCGAGCGAAGCCAGCTGATCGACACTAAGCGAGCTCAGGTTCTGATCGACAATGAAATCGTCAAGCGGCCCAACAATTATCAGCTAAAGGATGCGGCTACCAGTTGGCTGGGAGCCCCGCTGAAAACGGCAAAAGGGGTCATTGGGTTGATCGCCTGTCAGGCATACAATCATGAGTACGAATACAACCATGAAGATGTTGAATTAATTTCATTTGTCTCGAATCAGATTGCCTCGGTTTTACAAACCCATTTGGCTAATCAGGCACTCAAAGCCAGTAACCTGGAGCTGGAACATAGAGTTGCGGAAAAAACCAAAGAACTGCGCCAGACTAATTTGCACTTACAAATGCAAATAGAAGAAAGAAAGAAAATTGAGCAGCAGCTCTATCATGATGCCCACCATGATCCTCTGACTACGTTACCTAATCGGTTGCTGTTTCTCACTCAGCTCGAGAAAACATTACAAAAATACCAACGATATCCGGAAAACAATTTTGCTGTTTTATTTATCGATCTCGATAAATTTAAAGACATCAATGATGAACTCGGTCACCAGGCGGGCGATCAATTTTTAATCTGGGTCAGTAAGGCATTTGCCGAGTGTATTCGAGAACACGACTTGCTGGCACGGCTGGCGGGAGATGAATTTGTGATCCTATTGGATCACCTGAGCGATCGCCAACAAGCCGAAGATGTTGCCAAGCGTCTCATCAGAGTAATGCAACAGCCGTTCTGTATGAAGGGCGTTTGCATGCAAAGTGGCGCCAGTATTGGTATTACCTATAGCAACAAAGATTACAAAAATACCGATGAAATCATCCGCGATGCAGATGCGGCTATGTATTACGCCAAAAATGCAGGCCGAGGACGGTACGAGTTTTATCACCCGCTGCTCAGCGCAGCCAGTGCGCCAAGTAAACAAACGGAGTATCACCATCTCAGTGCACTGCCAGTTCACTTCCGCAGTACTGAAATAGTTAATATGGCCAATCATGGTCAGCAAATCGTCATGCTGGAAGCGTTTGGCGAACACCCGGTGCTGGGTAGCACCAGCTTCGATATCCTTAAGAAGTTTGCCGCAGCCAAAGATGAGCAACTAAAAATTGAAATGCAGCTGCTCACTCAGGCGCTTGACCAGGCCAGCTGTATTGCCAAAAGTAGTGATATCGATGTGTTATTTGCCTGCTCCTGTGCCATTTTAGAAAGCACAACATTTGCTGAGCTGAAGCAACTCCTGAGCGTCAGAGCCAGCAACTTATGCTTGTTGTTTGATGAAAATGAGATCCGCTATGCCTCGAGTATGCAACTTGAAAACCTCAAGGAGCTGTGCAGCCTGGGCATTGCGGTTGGTCTCAATGACTTTGCTAAAGATCGCTGCGATCTGGCACTGGTCAGCCACATTGATTTTAAATATCTGCTGCTCAGTTCAACGTTTAGCAAACGCGTATTACAACAAAATAGCTATGATGTGCAGTTACAAGGGATCCTGGCAGTCACCGCCCTCAAAGCCATTCAGGTTATAGCGAAAGGGCCTGCAATCCTGAACTTCAGAAGTCTGCTGGAACGTCACGGACTGAGTTTGTTTTTTGGTAAGCAGCAAAGCTTGACTGGCACCAGCCAGAGCGAAGCACGCTCCGCTCACGAATCGCTGCCACTTTAA
- the rep gene encoding DNA helicase Rep: MKLNPKQDEAVKYISGPCLVLAGAGSGKTRVITNKIAYLVQKCEYKARNIAAVTFTNKAAKEMRERVSQTLGKQEAKGLWVSTFHTLGLEIIKKEVKTLGYKPGFSLFDDQDTHQLLAELTEKELDRDKDLLNLLKMQIGNWKNELIQPERAIREAGEAQKALFAQLYARYQTQLRAYNALDFDDLIMIPTLLLNSSVEVRERWQARFRYLLVDEYQDTNTSQYQLVKLLVGERARFTVVGDDDQSIYSWRGAKPQNLVLLSKDFPGLRLIKLEQNYRSAGRILKAANILIANNPHEFDKKLFSELGYGDPLRLIPTRDEEHEAERVVAEIISHKFMKRTSYKDYAILYRGNHQARVFEKALMANRIPYKISGGMSFFARSEIKDIMAYLRLLVNQDDDNAFLRIVNTPRREIGPVTLEKLGSLANDKHISLFAACFEPELPQRLSGRGLNALMGFARWVVELSDRATRGDTLEAVKDMVREINYEAYLYESSPSAKAAEMRMKNVSELYRWISDMLTGDADNPPMTLPEVVSKLTLRDMLERNEEEDDSDAVQLLTLHASKGLEYPHVFMVGMEEGLLPHQTSIDEDNVEEERRLAYVGVTRAQQTLTMTYARSRRQFGEQITPELSRFVQEMPQDDIQSEGKKPVQSQAERMEKGQARVANLRAMLKR, translated from the coding sequence ATGAAACTGAACCCGAAACAAGACGAAGCCGTTAAGTACATCAGCGGACCCTGTCTGGTACTGGCCGGTGCCGGCTCTGGTAAAACCCGGGTGATCACCAACAAAATAGCCTATCTGGTGCAAAAATGTGAGTACAAGGCGCGCAACATTGCGGCGGTGACCTTTACCAACAAGGCCGCCAAAGAAATGCGCGAGCGGGTATCGCAGACACTGGGCAAACAAGAAGCCAAAGGGTTGTGGGTCTCGACCTTCCATACCCTGGGACTGGAGATCATTAAAAAGGAAGTGAAAACGCTGGGCTATAAGCCGGGCTTTTCTCTGTTTGATGATCAGGATACCCATCAGCTGCTGGCTGAACTGACCGAAAAAGAGCTGGATCGCGACAAAGATCTACTCAATCTGCTGAAAATGCAAATTGGTAACTGGAAAAATGAACTGATCCAGCCTGAGCGGGCTATTCGTGAAGCCGGTGAGGCACAAAAAGCGCTGTTTGCTCAGTTGTATGCTCGCTATCAGACCCAGCTCAGGGCTTATAACGCGCTGGATTTTGACGACCTGATCATGATCCCAACCTTGTTATTAAACAGCTCAGTAGAAGTGCGCGAACGCTGGCAGGCCCGTTTTCGTTATTTGCTGGTGGATGAGTATCAGGATACCAACACCAGCCAGTATCAACTGGTAAAACTGTTGGTGGGCGAGCGAGCCCGCTTTACAGTGGTTGGGGATGACGATCAATCTATCTATTCATGGCGTGGCGCCAAACCACAAAATCTGGTGTTGCTGAGCAAGGATTTTCCGGGGCTGCGTCTGATCAAACTGGAACAAAACTACCGCAGTGCCGGGCGGATCCTGAAGGCGGCGAATATTCTGATCGCTAATAACCCCCATGAATTTGATAAAAAACTATTCAGTGAGCTGGGGTATGGGGATCCACTGCGCCTGATCCCAACCCGCGATGAAGAGCATGAAGCAGAGCGGGTGGTGGCGGAGATCATTTCCCATAAGTTCATGAAGCGCACCAGTTACAAAGACTACGCCATTTTGTATCGTGGTAACCATCAGGCGCGGGTATTCGAAAAAGCCCTGATGGCCAACCGTATTCCTTATAAGATCAGCGGTGGTATGTCGTTTTTTGCCCGCAGTGAAATAAAAGACATCATGGCGTACTTGCGCCTGCTGGTGAATCAGGACGACGACAATGCCTTCTTGCGTATCGTGAATACCCCGCGCCGTGAGATTGGGCCGGTGACATTAGAAAAGCTAGGCAGCCTGGCTAATGATAAACACATCAGTTTATTTGCTGCCTGTTTTGAACCTGAGCTACCGCAGCGACTAAGTGGCCGTGGTCTGAATGCTCTGATGGGATTTGCCCGTTGGGTGGTGGAGCTGAGTGACAGGGCAACCCGTGGAGATACTCTGGAAGCTGTGAAGGACATGGTACGTGAGATTAATTACGAAGCCTATCTGTATGAGTCCTCGCCCAGTGCTAAAGCCGCCGAGATGCGAATGAAAAACGTCTCAGAGTTGTATCGCTGGATCAGCGACATGCTGACGGGCGATGCCGATAATCCTCCCATGACATTGCCTGAAGTTGTGAGTAAGTTGACCTTACGAGACATGCTGGAGCGTAATGAAGAAGAGGACGACAGCGATGCGGTGCAACTGCTGACCTTACATGCCTCGAAAGGACTGGAGTATCCACACGTCTTTATGGTCGGGATGGAGGAAGGCTTATTGCCGCACCAAACCAGTATTGATGAAGACAATGTTGAGGAAGAGCGTCGTCTGGCCTATGTGGGCGTAACCCGGGCGCAGCAGACGTTGACCATGACGTATGCCAGGAGCCGTCGTCAGTTCGGTGAGCAGATCACGCCAGAACTCAGTCGCTTTGTGCAGGAAATGCCGCAGGATGATATTCAAAGCGAGGGTAAAAAGCCTGTGCAATCACAGGCCGAGCGTATGGAGAAAGGTCAGGCCCGGGTGGCAAACCTCCGGGCTATGCTGAAGCGTTAA
- a CDS encoding accessory factor UbiK family protein, with translation MINPAKIEEIAKQISSNMPQGVKNLADTFESKTKQAIQNKLAEMDFVSREEFDIQSKVLIKTREKLTELEAKVAELEAKLATQNNDQPEQ, from the coding sequence ATGATCAACCCAGCAAAAATTGAAGAAATCGCCAAGCAGATCTCCAGTAACATGCCACAAGGTGTGAAAAATCTGGCAGATACCTTTGAAAGCAAAACCAAACAAGCCATTCAAAATAAATTGGCAGAAATGGATTTTGTCAGCCGTGAAGAATTTGATATTCAGAGTAAAGTCTTAATCAAAACCCGCGAGAAGCTGACAGAGCTGGAAGCCAAAGTGGCTGAACTGGAGGCTAAACTGGCAACTCAGAATAACGACCAGCCAGAGCAGTAA
- the can gene encoding carbonate dehydratase has product MCQSDSQLQHLLKKNRQWAKQTQTNNPEFFAKLSMQQNPNYLWIGCSDSRVPANQIVDLMPGDLFVHRNVANVVVHTDHNCLSVMQYAIEVLKVEHVLVVGHYGCGGVRAALEDARLGLIDNWLRHVGDVKEMHQAMLNEIQPAQRCDALCELNVIEQVRNVCRTNVVQDAWARGQKLTIHGWVYGLADGLLKELNTQVGQEEQLAAHYERALVDLAKRYQL; this is encoded by the coding sequence ATGTGTCAGTCTGACAGCCAGCTGCAGCATTTGCTCAAAAAAAATCGCCAGTGGGCGAAACAAACTCAGACCAACAATCCGGAGTTTTTTGCCAAGCTATCGATGCAGCAGAACCCTAATTATTTGTGGATCGGCTGCTCCGACTCGCGGGTACCGGCTAACCAGATTGTCGACCTAATGCCGGGAGATCTATTTGTTCACCGCAATGTGGCCAATGTGGTAGTGCATACCGACCACAACTGTTTGTCTGTGATGCAGTATGCCATCGAAGTGCTAAAAGTAGAGCATGTATTGGTGGTGGGCCATTATGGGTGTGGTGGTGTTCGTGCGGCACTGGAAGATGCCCGCCTGGGCCTGATAGATAACTGGCTGCGCCATGTCGGTGATGTCAAAGAGATGCATCAGGCAATGTTAAATGAGATACAGCCAGCACAGCGTTGTGATGCCCTGTGTGAGCTCAATGTGATAGAGCAGGTACGCAATGTGTGCCGGACCAATGTGGTACAAGATGCCTGGGCGCGAGGGCAGAAACTAACCATTCATGGTTGGGTTTATGGTCTGGCAGACGGGCTGCTGAAAGAGCTCAATACGCAGGTTGGGCAGGAGGAGCAGCTGGCAGCGCACTACGAGCGGGCCCTGGTGGACCTGGCTAAGCGCTACCAGTTGTAA
- a CDS encoding methyltransferase, which produces MRSSFHSQFVALDALLADTRQYWQLLAFDHTDIPWPELKSGLLSLSDEQVTALDHEPGALLSFLAPYVPELSKLPTLTALTFQQASRPEFPFWLSNGIKGRKLTQLQDFVAQIYQAKLPVLEWCAGKGHLGRLLAYQGAVHVDSVELQAALCQQGQHSAQQQGLAMTFHCADVLKDPVEHYFKPQQQAVALHACGRLHQTFMAQACTAGCEQISLSPCCYHLFTEPTYQAMSDAAAKSTLNLSHSDMKLALQETVTAPGRVAKVRKREVQWRLAFDTLRRDVTGDTRYLSVPSVNKAIFSGEFVDFCHWAAEQKQLDLPVHFDADYYLAQGRARQRITERIELVRHAFRRAIELWLVLDRVLYLEQAGYDVSLSEFCHKSLTPRNILIQATRCHSAE; this is translated from the coding sequence ATGCGCAGTTCTTTTCATTCTCAGTTTGTAGCCCTGGATGCGTTGCTTGCGGACACCCGTCAGTACTGGCAGTTACTGGCTTTCGATCATACTGATATTCCCTGGCCTGAACTCAAAAGTGGATTGTTGTCGCTGAGCGATGAACAAGTGACGGCGCTGGACCACGAGCCAGGTGCATTGCTGTCGTTTTTGGCACCCTACGTTCCTGAGTTGTCAAAGCTACCAACACTGACGGCGCTGACATTCCAACAAGCGAGCCGGCCAGAGTTTCCCTTCTGGCTAAGTAATGGCATTAAAGGCCGTAAACTGACGCAGCTACAAGACTTTGTCGCCCAGATATATCAGGCGAAATTACCTGTTCTTGAATGGTGTGCAGGGAAGGGCCATTTGGGCCGTTTACTGGCTTATCAGGGCGCAGTTCATGTCGACAGTGTGGAGTTACAAGCTGCCTTGTGTCAGCAAGGACAACACAGTGCGCAGCAACAAGGCCTGGCTATGACCTTTCATTGTGCCGACGTGCTAAAAGACCCCGTCGAGCATTATTTTAAACCACAGCAACAGGCGGTTGCTTTACACGCCTGTGGCCGTTTGCATCAAACTTTTATGGCGCAGGCCTGCACCGCAGGGTGTGAGCAGATCAGTCTGTCACCCTGTTGCTATCATCTGTTTACTGAACCTACCTACCAAGCAATGAGCGATGCTGCCGCAAAGAGCACGCTCAATTTGTCACACAGTGATATGAAGTTGGCGCTGCAGGAAACAGTGACCGCGCCGGGCCGAGTGGCTAAGGTACGTAAGCGAGAGGTGCAGTGGCGATTGGCCTTTGATACACTGCGTCGTGATGTGACAGGTGACACCCGGTATCTGAGTGTGCCCTCTGTAAATAAGGCGATTTTTTCCGGAGAGTTTGTTGATTTCTGTCACTGGGCGGCAGAACAAAAACAACTAGACTTACCGGTGCACTTTGATGCTGACTACTACCTGGCACAAGGGCGTGCACGTCAGCGTATTACGGAGCGTATAGAGCTGGTCCGTCATGCATTCCGCCGGGCGATAGAGCTGTGGCTGGTACTCGACAGGGTATTATATCTTGAGCAAGCTGGGTATGATGTCAGTCTCTCAGAGTTTTGTCATAAATCACTGACACCAAGAAACATCTTAATTCAGGCTACGCGGTGTCACTCAGCAGAATAA
- a CDS encoding ABC transporter substrate-binding protein, producing the protein MSYSPLVLAVVLLWCDMLAALEDVTLQLKWTHQFQFAGYYMAEKKGFYRQQGLNVKIVAADPDNPDEQFKVLSGQAQFGVTHSGILQQRLRGKPLVALAAVFQSSPYCWMVRAESDIYVPKDFAGKKISHLGRVEGAELVVMLERAGIDVTQLPLYAGLEPIKDFIAGHFDALQVYISNEPFKLAQQGVATRQICPKHFGLNVYADILFTSEDVLKYRPETVARFRRASLQGWRYAMSNPDEALAVTQSEYATGKSIEALANEADKLMPFIKAPGIALGAMSQARWLWIAQLYRLDLTHFHEQKHQFVYTEPDQEEDSWSWMLTLAVIVAVICVPMYIHLIFFRHRRFTLK; encoded by the coding sequence ATGAGTTATTCCCCTTTGGTGTTGGCAGTCGTGCTGCTGTGGTGTGATATGCTCGCCGCACTGGAAGACGTGACACTACAACTTAAATGGACCCATCAGTTCCAGTTTGCTGGTTACTATATGGCAGAAAAAAAAGGCTTCTATCGCCAACAGGGGCTGAATGTCAAAATTGTCGCAGCCGATCCGGATAATCCGGATGAACAGTTTAAAGTCTTGTCGGGGCAAGCACAGTTCGGTGTGACACACTCAGGTATTTTACAGCAACGTCTGAGGGGCAAGCCTTTGGTTGCACTGGCAGCGGTTTTTCAGTCTTCTCCCTATTGCTGGATGGTCCGCGCTGAGAGCGATATTTATGTGCCTAAAGATTTCGCAGGAAAGAAGATCAGTCATTTAGGCAGGGTGGAAGGCGCTGAACTGGTGGTGATGCTCGAGCGTGCCGGGATTGACGTGACCCAGTTACCACTCTATGCCGGGTTAGAACCCATTAAGGACTTTATTGCCGGGCATTTTGATGCCTTGCAGGTCTATATTTCAAATGAACCCTTCAAACTTGCACAGCAAGGCGTTGCAACACGGCAGATCTGCCCAAAACACTTTGGTCTGAATGTGTATGCCGATATCTTGTTTACCTCCGAAGATGTGTTGAAGTACCGACCAGAAACCGTTGCACGCTTTCGCCGGGCATCTTTGCAGGGCTGGCGTTACGCCATGAGTAACCCGGACGAGGCTCTCGCAGTGACACAGTCGGAGTATGCGACGGGAAAGAGCATTGAGGCTTTGGCCAACGAAGCCGACAAACTAATGCCTTTTATTAAAGCCCCTGGGATTGCACTGGGCGCAATGTCGCAGGCGCGCTGGTTGTGGATAGCTCAACTTTACCGACTCGACCTTACCCATTTTCATGAGCAAAAACATCAATTTGTTTATACCGAGCCAGATCAGGAAGAAGACAGCTGGTCGTGGATGTTGACTTTAGCGGTGATAGTGGCCGTGATTTGTGTGCCCATGTACATACATCTCATTTTTTTCCGCCACCGGCGCTTTACCTTAAAATGA
- the ilvD gene encoding dihydroxy-acid dehydratase, whose amino-acid sequence MAKLRSKTTTEGRQQAGARALWRATGMTDSDFHKPIVAVVNSYTQFVPGHVHLNQLSELMADAIRGAGGVPREFNTIAIDDGIAMGHGGMLYSLPSRDLIADSVEYMVNAHCADAMVCISNCDKITPGMLLAALRLNIPVIFVSGGPMEAGKTRLADIDIKLDLVDAMVKGADPSVSDEDSEQVERSACPTCGSCSGMFTANSMNCLLEALGLALPGNGTTLATHADRRFLYEGAAKRIMALCEDYYGKDNEAALPRNIANQAAFTNAMTLDIAMGGSSNTVLHLLAAAIEGGVEFDMADIDRLSRTTPFLCKVAPATQQYHIEDVHRAGGIMAILNELAKADKLNLAVGHVAGGTLGEVIKRWDATDPSNERAQTFYRAGPAGVRTTQAMSQECRWDELDLDREGGCIRSVEHAFRQDGGLAVLTGNLALDGCIVKSAGVDDDMLCFEGPAVVFESQDDAVEGILGGKVKKGDVVVIRYEGPKGGPGMQEMLYPTSYLKSMGLDKDCALLTDGRFSGGTSGLSIGHASPEAASGGALALVENGDMIRIDIPERSIDVLLDEQQLQARKEQQDARGKMAYKPLDRQRYVSPALKAYALLATSADKGAVRDFEKLEALS is encoded by the coding sequence ATGGCAAAGTTACGCAGCAAAACAACCACTGAAGGCAGACAACAAGCAGGCGCTCGTGCACTCTGGCGCGCCACGGGCATGACCGACAGTGATTTTCATAAGCCCATCGTGGCAGTGGTGAACTCGTATACCCAGTTTGTGCCCGGGCACGTGCACCTCAATCAACTCAGCGAGCTGATGGCCGATGCCATCCGGGGCGCCGGCGGTGTACCACGCGAATTTAATACCATTGCCATCGATGATGGTATTGCGATGGGCCATGGCGGCATGTTGTATTCTTTGCCATCAAGGGATCTCATCGCCGATTCGGTAGAATATATGGTTAATGCCCACTGCGCCGATGCCATGGTGTGTATTTCAAACTGCGACAAAATCACCCCGGGCATGCTGCTGGCGGCGCTGCGGCTGAATATCCCGGTGATCTTTGTCTCGGGTGGGCCGATGGAAGCCGGCAAAACGCGCCTCGCCGACATCGACATCAAACTCGACCTGGTTGATGCCATGGTCAAAGGCGCGGACCCCAGTGTCAGCGACGAAGACTCCGAGCAGGTAGAGCGCTCGGCCTGCCCAACCTGTGGTTCCTGTTCAGGCATGTTTACTGCCAACTCTATGAACTGTTTACTCGAAGCATTGGGCCTGGCATTACCGGGTAATGGTACTACCCTGGCCACCCATGCCGATCGCCGTTTTTTATATGAAGGGGCCGCAAAGCGCATCATGGCGTTATGCGAAGATTATTATGGCAAAGACAATGAGGCTGCACTGCCGCGTAACATTGCTAACCAGGCTGCGTTTACCAATGCCATGACCCTGGATATTGCCATGGGTGGCTCGTCTAATACCGTGCTGCATTTGCTCGCGGCAGCCATCGAAGGTGGGGTCGAGTTTGATATGGCCGACATCGATCGCTTATCTCGTACCACGCCTTTCTTATGTAAGGTGGCACCTGCAACTCAGCAATATCATATTGAAGACGTCCACCGCGCCGGTGGCATCATGGCGATTCTGAATGAACTGGCCAAAGCCGACAAACTCAACTTAGCAGTTGGCCATGTGGCAGGTGGCACCCTTGGCGAAGTAATTAAGCGCTGGGATGCCACCGATCCGAGTAATGAGCGTGCGCAAACCTTCTATCGTGCAGGTCCTGCTGGCGTACGCACCACACAAGCTATGAGTCAGGAGTGTCGCTGGGACGAGCTGGATCTGGACCGCGAGGGCGGCTGCATTCGCAGTGTTGAACACGCGTTTCGTCAGGATGGGGGGCTGGCGGTATTAACCGGTAACCTGGCGCTGGATGGTTGTATCGTGAAAAGTGCCGGGGTCGATGATGACATGCTGTGCTTTGAAGGTCCGGCCGTGGTGTTTGAATCTCAGGATGACGCCGTAGAGGGGATCCTCGGTGGCAAGGTGAAAAAAGGCGATGTGGTGGTGATCCGCTACGAAGGGCCAAAAGGCGGACCGGGGATGCAGGAAATGCTTTATCCGACCAGCTATCTCAAATCTATGGGGCTGGATAAAGACTGTGCCTTGTTAACCGATGGCCGCTTCTCCGGTGGTACGTCTGGTCTGTCGATTGGTCATGCCTCGCCAGAGGCTGCCAGTGGTGGTGCGCTGGCGCTGGTAGAAAATGGCGATATGATCCGCATTGATATTCCTGAGCGCAGCATTGACGTACTACTTGATGAGCAGCAGCTGCAAGCACGTAAAGAGCAGCAAGACGCCCGAGGTAAAATGGCCTACAAGCCATTGGACCGTCAGCGTTATGTGAGTCCAGCACTGAAAGCCTATGCGTTGTTAGCGACCAGTGCCGATAAAGGCGCGGTACGCGACTTTGAGAAGCTGGAGGCATTGAGTTAA